CGGCGCGGCGGCGCCGACGCTTGACCGGCTCCCCTGATGCGGCCGGCTCTGGCTCGGGCGCCGGTGCCGCGGCCGCCGTCGCACGGCGACGGCGGCCCGGCGCCGGCGCCGGCTTCTCCTGACGCGCGCGCTTCTCCCGCTCCCACCGCGCACGCAGTCTCGCGACCTGCTCGTCCGTCAATGGGCTCAGATGACTCCGCACCGGAACGTCCATCGACCGGAGCATGGTCATCAGGTCGTCGTTGGAAATCCCGAATTCGCCTGCCAGGTCGTGCACACGCAGCTTGATCAAAACACCCCTCCTCTGGAGCCCCCGCCGGGAGCCGATCTCGCAACGGCGCGAATCCCGCGCGCCAGATCGCGATCTACAATGCCTACTGCCGCCGTCGTCTCACGTCCAACCGCCGCGCCTAACGCTGCCGCGCTCGGCCCCTCCACGATCATCACCCGCCGCGCCTTGAGCAGCGGAATCACCTTCGCCAAACTGTGGCGCGACGCGTCCGGCGCCACCACCACCAGCGCCAGTCCGCCCCGCCGCGCCGTTTCGCGCACCCGCTCGACACCCACCACCGCGTTTCGCGCGCGGTGGCCGAGTCCCACGAGACCCGCGACGCGCCGGTCGCGCTCCGCGTCCGTCACGCTGCGCTTTCGTCCGGTCCGTCGGCGCCACCACCGGCGCCGCTCTCCCCGCCCTCTTCCGTGGTCAGCTCGTCGATCATCGCCATGATCCGATCCGCTTCCTCCGGTGCAATGCCCGGCAGTCTCAGAAAATCTTCCCGCTCGAGATCGATGATGTCGTTGAGCGTCCGATAGCCGGCATCTTCGAGCACCGCCACCGTTGCCGGTCCGAGTCCCTCGATTTCGGACAGCTTCACGTCGGCCGCTTCGCTCTCCTCCGGCAAGGGCTGGAAGAGCGGCGCCTCGCCTCCGCGCTCGAGCCACTCGCGGCTGGAATAGAGATCGATCTTCCACCCCGTGAGCTCCGACGCCAGACGCACGTTCTGTCCGTTGCGCCCAATGGCGAGCGACAGTTGATCTTCGTCCACCACCGCCTGGATCGCGCGGCCCGCGGGATCGCTGAACACGCGCGCCACGCGCGCCGGCGCGAGCGCCATCTTGGCGAATCGCTCCGGATCGGACGACCACGGCACGATGTCGATTTTCTCTCCGCCTAACTCGTTCACCACCGCCTGCACGCGCGAGCCCTTGAGCCCGACGCACGCGCCGACCGGATCGATGGAATCATCGCGCGAGAACACCGCGATCTTCGTGCGGCTCCCCACTTCGCGCGCCACCGCGCGAATCTCGACGATGCCCTGCTGAATTTCAGGCACCTCGAGACGGAAGAGCGCCTTCACGAACAAGCCGTCGGCGCGCGTGAGGATCAGCCGCGGCCCCTTGGGCGTTTCCTCGATGCGCTTGAGCACCGCGCGCATCGGCTCGCCCTGGTGATAGTGCTCGCGATGATTCTGCTCGCGGTACGGCACGATCGCCTCCGCCTCGCGAAACTTGTTGAGCATGATCACGAGCTTGCCGCGCTCGATCTGCTGCACTTCGCCCGACAGCAAGTCGCCGACCCGGCCGGAGAACTCGTCGCGAATCCGCGTGCGCTCGCGCTCGCGAACGCGCTGGATGATTCGCTGCTTCGCCGCCTGCGCCGCCGTGCGTCCGAACTCCGCGAACTCGATCGGCTCCTCGAGCTGGTCGCCCGCTTCGAAGCCTTCGTCGTAAATGCGCGCCTCTTCCACCGAGATCTCGCGACTCGGATCCGTCACCGCGTCGACCACCGATCGAAGGCGAATGATCCGGATCTCGCCCTTCGCTTCATCGATCGACACCTCCGCCTGCACCGTTGGGCCGTACTTCTTCGCGAGCGCGGCAAAGATGCCGTCCTGGAGCAGCGCATGCAGCTCGGACCGATCGAGCTGCTTCGTGTTGCTCACCTCGCGGATCGCACTCAGGATGTCGTCGGACGCCATCGCGACTGCCTCTCTCAATTACCAGTGAAACGCCAACCGCGCGTCTTTCACGTCGGCCAGCGCAACGCGCTGTTCGTGACCACGCTCGTCGCGGAGCACCACGATCTCCGCACCCGGCTCCCCTGCGACGGCAAGGATTTCCACCTCCTCTCGTCCGTTGAGCGCCGGACTCGACACACTCGCCCTGCGCCCAACGAACCGATGCCAATCGGCTGCGTTTCTCAACCGCCGCTCGAGACCCGGTGACGACACCTCGAGCGTGTACCGCTCGCCCAAGGAGCCATCTTCGTCCAACTTCGCCTCGACCGCGCGCGAGACTGCCGCACAGTCGTCAACCGTCACCGTACCGCCATCCACTCGATCAATGCGAACCTGCACCGTGGGACGTGCGCGCGTCCCTCCGATTCGAAGCTCGAAGAGCTCGAAGCCGAGCGCTTCGACTCGAGTCGAAATCAACTGCTCCAACGCGCCAGTCTCGATCATCGCAGGTCACAATAACAAAAAAATGTGGGGCGTCATCCCCACATTTCCGCCCGGCGCTCCAGGTGCCGGGGAACCGTAAGTAATTATAGAATTGGAGTTAGGTGGAGTCAAGCCGCGTCGAGGCGAGGTCAGGCTGCATCCCGGCGCGCCACCATCACGGCGAGCATGCGGCCGGCGTCGCCGGCGCGGTGGGAGAAGAACCGCTCGTTGTCGCAGCGCGTGCAGAATTCGCTCACTGAGACGTGCGTGATGCCGGCCTCCCGCGCCTGCCGCGCGAGAATCGCACGGAGATCGACGCACCCGGCAGCGCTCGCACTCTGTCCGGTGAGCTGCGTGTACACGTCGGGCCCGACCTCGTAGCAGCGTCCGCAAATGGACGGGCCCAGGTGCACACGCAGGTCCCGCGCACTGTGCCCCGCGCGGACGAGCTCGGCCACACCGCGGTCGAGGATCCGCGCTGCCGTCCCGCGCCACCCGGCGTGCAGCAGGGCACACGCGCCGCTCGGATGCGCGACGAACACCGGCACGCAGTCGGCCACGGTGATCGCGAGCGCGGTGCCGCGCTCGGGCGCGACATGTCCGTCCGCGCCATCCACGCGCAGCCATCCCTCCCACGTTAGGCGGTGCACGAGCACGCGATTGCCGTGCACCTGCCGCGACGTGGCCAGTCGCGGGCTGAACGCGCGCAGCTCGTCCACCAGCGACCACCAGCGCGCCATCACGTCGCCCACCGGATCGCGACCTGCGGTACCGTACGTGCCCGCCTCACGCGTCGTCGTGAACGCGACCACGCCGAGGCCGGCGACATCGGCGACATCGTCACGCGCGACGTCGAGACTCACGACTTGGTGTCGTCCACCCGCGTGATCTTTGCGCCGAGTCCGCGGAGCCGCTCATCGATGCGCTCGTATCCGCGCTCGATCTGCCCAACGTTGTTGATCGTGCTCGTCCCATCGGCGCAGAGCGCCGCGAGAAGAATCGCCATGCCCGCGCGAATGTCCGGCGACTCCACGATCGCGCCGCGCAAGCGCGAGGGACCCGCCACGAGAGCGCGATGCGGGTCGCACAACACGATGCGCGCACCCATCGCGATCAACTTGTCGACGAAGAACATGCGCGACTCGAACATTTTTTCGTGCATCAAGATGAGCCCGTTGCACTGCGTCGCGGCGACGATCGCAATCGACATGAGGTCCGCCGGGAATGCGGGCCACGGTTGGTCCTCGAGCTTGGGTACGTGCCCGCCGAGATCCGGGCGAATTTCGCGCGCCTGGTCGGCCCGGATGACGAGCGTGTCGCCCTCGCACTCGCACACGATGCCGAGTCGCTCGAATCCCATCCGGATCGCGCGCAGATGTTCGACGCCCGCATGCTCCACGCGCAGCTCCGAGTTCGTCACCGCGGCGAGGCCGATGAACGAACCGACCTCGATGTGATCGGGACCGATCCGATGCGTCGCGCCACGCAGGGTGCGTCCGCCTTCGACGGTCATGCAGTTGGTTCCGATCCCGTCGATGTTCGCGCCGATCGCGACGAGAAACTGCGCGAGATCCTGCACGTGCGGCTCGCTCGCGGCGTTGCGCAAGATGGTCGTGCCCTTCGCGGCAACGGCCGCCATGAGCGCGTTCTCGGTGGCGGTGACGCTCGGCTCGTCGAGAAAGACGTCGGCGCCCTGAAGGCCGGTGGTGCGCAATTCGTACGAGTTGTCGACGTGATACGACGCGCCCAACTGCTCGAAGGCGAGAAAGTGCGTATCGACCCGGCGGCGACCGATCACGTCGCCGCCCGGCGGCGGCAGCGTGACCGCCCCGCATCGCGCGAGCAGCGGGCCGGCCAGGAGAATCGACGCACGAATGCGCGCGGACAAGCGTGAGTCGAGTGCCGTTGCGCGCACTTCTCGCGCGTGGATGGCCAAAGTATTGCGGGCAGACCACGTGATGCTCACGCCGAGCGTGCTCACGAGCTCCACGAGCGTTTCGACATCGCGAATGCGGGGCACGTTTTCGAGCGTGACCGGCTGCTCGGTGAGCAGCGCCGCGGCGATGATGGGGAGCGCGGCGTTCTTGTTGCCCGACGGGCGAATGGTGCCGCTTAAGCGACGAGAGCCTTCGACGACGAATTGCATGAGACGAGTGCGGGTGACGACGACTGGCGGTAGCGCCGCGAACGATGGACCGTGCCGAGCGCGGAAGTCAAGCAACTGCTTGACACTCCGTCGCGCGAGCCCTACGCTACGCTCCTCACCCCGGTCTCGCCCATGCAGCTACTCGTCGCCGTGATCAATCACGTAGAACAAGTCGACGACATCCTGGCGGGATTCGTCGAGCTTGGCATCACGGGTGCGACCGTCGTGAACAGCGAGGGGATGGGACACGTGCTGACTCAGGACGTCCCGATCTTCGCGGGCCTGCGCTCGTTGACGACGCGGTCGCGGCCGAGCAACCAGATGCTCCTCAGCGTGATCGTGGAAGAGAAAGTGGATGCGGCGATCGCGCTCATACAGGAAGTGTGCGGCAGCTTGACCGTGCCGGGCGCGGGCATCGTGTTCACGCTTCCGATCGAGCGAGTGGTAGGGCTTGCCTCCGAGCTCGACGCATAGGCGGCACGCGGACGCTGCACGAGCCGAGCGCCGCTGGCAGACACGACATTCGGCATACGAACCATGGTCATGGTATTGAGCTTGCGGGAACCGATTGCAGTGGCGGCGTGGCTGGTGCAGGCCGCGGGAGCGGGTGCGCTCCCGGATACGATCGTCACGAAGCAGGTGGTTCTCTCGACGGGACCGCTCGGCGTCGTGACGGCGATCGCGAACGTGCTGGTGTGCATCGCGGTGATCGTGCTGGTGGCGATGCTGGTGCCGGCCGCGCTGGCCTTCCGCCGGACGACGCAACAGGCGAGTGCGCTGCTCGATCGGATGAGCCGGGAACTGTCGCCGCTCGTCGGACGCGCCAACAAAATTTCCGAGACCGTCGAATCCATTTCGAGCACCGTACGCGGCGACGTGGAAGAATTGAGCCGCACAGTGCGATACGTTTCGGAGCGGGCCAAGCTGGGCGTCGAGGGCGTGGAGCAGCGGGTGGGCGAGTGGAACACGCTGCTGAACATTGCCCAGCGGGAGCTCGAGGAGGCGGTGGTATCCACCGCGGCGACGTTGCAAGGCGTGCAAGCGGGAGTCTCTGCGTTAGGCGGAGCATCATCGGCGCGCACGCGCCGCGTGCGTCGCGAACGAGACGCGCGTGATCACGATCGCGCTCACGATGAGGAGCTGGAACATGACCATCGAGATGAAGCACGGAATGCCGAGCGTGCTGCGCCGCCGCGGCCGAAAATCCGGCGGACTCCGGCGCCGCGGCCGGAGTGAGCTGTCGGGCGACCTGCTGCTCGCCGTCGGCGTCGGCCTTGCGTTAGGCGCTGGCATGGCCCTCGTGGCGCGCGAGCGCGCGCGCCGTCGCCGCCCCATGGCGCGCCTGGAGCGCTTTGCCGAGCGCGGCGTCAAGGAAGCGCGGCGGCTCCGCGACCGCGGCGCCAAGTGGGCCGCCGAGCGCGGCGACGCGCTGCGCGACGGCGTGCCCGTCGACGAGATCGGCGATTCGGTTGCCGAGTACCTCGAGTCCGCGCGCGAGTCCATCGACGCCGCCGTCAATCGCGAGATTCGCGACCTCCGCAAGGCGATTCGCCGCCAGCGGAAACGCCTTGGCGTCTGAGCTCGTCCTCCGCGGATGAGGACGTTCGCGGTACTCGTCCGGACGTGGCTGCGCTGCGCCGTTAGACGTCCGCCGGCATGGCTGCTGGTGGCGTCCGGCGTGTTCGCCATCGCCTGCGGTCTCGTGTTCCTTCCGGCCACGAGCTACGCCTGGACCCCTGGCACCCACGTCTTCCTCGGCCAGGCGGTGCTCGGCGCGCTCGGGCAGCTGCCGGCGGCGGTCGCGGATACGCTGCGCGCGTTCCCGTACGAGTTCCTGTACGGATCGATCGCAGCCGATACGAGCATCGCCAAGAAGTACGCCCCCGTTGGGCGCCATTGCCACTCGTGGACCGTCGGCTTCGAGATCTTCGACCGCGCGAGCGACGAAGCGCTGCGCAGCTTCGGCATGGGCTACCTCGCCCACCTGGCCGCGGATACGGTGGCGCACAATTATTTCGTGCCGCGCTACCTGATCATCGCATCGCGCACGACCGGGTTAGGCCACAGCTACTGGGAAAGCCGCTTCGAGACGCACCTCGGACCCGCGTACCCGCGTCAGGCGCGCGAGCTCATCGTGCGCGACCACACGCCCGCCGACGCGCATCTGGATCGCATTCTCAGTCCGACCATCTTCAGCACGCAGACCAACCGGCGGATCTTTCGGGGTATGGTCTACGTCACCGACACCGAATCGTGGCAGCGCATCTTCCATCTCGCCGCCGAGAACAGCCGCTGGGATCTCGGGACGCCGGAGGTCGTGCGCTACATGGAGCGCAGCTACGACTACGTGATCGATTTGCTGAGCCGTCTCGATCGCTCGGAGCCGTACGCGCTCGATCCGTCGGGGGACGAAGCGCTGCGGCTGGCGAAGCAGGTGCGGCGGCAGGCCAGGCTGAGCCGCGTCGAGTTTCACGTGGCCGAAGAGGCGGGACGGCACTTCGGGATGCCGAACACGGCGCTGGATTACGCGTCGCGTTTGAGCGCGCCGATCTATCCGCCGGCGCGCTCCGACAGCAACTGATTGACCCGGCGCGGGTCGGCGCGCCCCTTCGATTTCTTCATCACCATCCCGACCAACACGCCTAACAACTTCGTCTCGCCGGCCCGGAATCGCCCCGCTTCCGCCGGATGCTCGGCGAGCACCTCGTCCACCCAGCGCGTCAGTTCATC
This is a stretch of genomic DNA from Gemmatimonadaceae bacterium. It encodes these proteins:
- a CDS encoding ribosomal L7Ae/L30e/S12e/Gadd45 family protein; the protein is MTDAERDRRVAGLVGLGHRARNAVVGVERVRETARRGGLALVVVAPDASRHSLAKVIPLLKARRVMIVEGPSAAALGAAVGRETTAAVGIVDRDLARGIRAVARSAPGGGSRGGVF
- the nusA gene encoding transcription termination factor NusA, encoding MASDDILSAIREVSNTKQLDRSELHALLQDGIFAALAKKYGPTVQAEVSIDEAKGEIRIIRLRSVVDAVTDPSREISVEEARIYDEGFEAGDQLEEPIEFAEFGRTAAQAAKQRIIQRVRERERTRIRDEFSGRVGDLLSGEVQQIERGKLVIMLNKFREAEAIVPYREQNHREHYHQGEPMRAVLKRIEETPKGPRLILTRADGLFVKALFRLEVPEIQQGIVEIRAVAREVGSRTKIAVFSRDDSIDPVGACVGLKGSRVQAVVNELGGEKIDIVPWSSDPERFAKMALAPARVARVFSDPAGRAIQAVVDEDQLSLAIGRNGQNVRLASELTGWKIDLYSSREWLERGGEAPLFQPLPEESEAADVKLSEIEGLGPATVAVLEDAGYRTLNDIIDLEREDFLRLPGIAPEEADRIMAMIDELTTEEGGESGAGGGADGPDESAA
- the rimP gene encoding ribosome maturation factor RimP, whose product is MIETGALEQLISTRVEALGFELFELRIGGTRARPTVQVRIDRVDGGTVTVDDCAAVSRAVEAKLDEDGSLGERYTLEVSSPGLERRLRNAADWHRFVGRRASVSSPALNGREEVEILAVAGEPGAEIVVLRDERGHEQRVALADVKDARLAFHW
- a CDS encoding polyphenol oxidase family protein; translated protein: MSLDVARDDVADVAGLGVVAFTTTREAGTYGTAGRDPVGDVMARWWSLVDELRAFSPRLATSRQVHGNRVLVHRLTWEGWLRVDGADGHVAPERGTALAITVADCVPVFVAHPSGACALLHAGWRGTAARILDRGVAELVRAGHSARDLRVHLGPSICGRCYEVGPDVYTQLTGQSASAAGCVDLRAILARQAREAGITHVSVSEFCTRCDNERFFSHRAGDAGRMLAVMVARRDAA
- the murA gene encoding UDP-N-acetylglucosamine 1-carboxyvinyltransferase translates to MQFVVEGSRRLSGTIRPSGNKNAALPIIAAALLTEQPVTLENVPRIRDVETLVELVSTLGVSITWSARNTLAIHAREVRATALDSRLSARIRASILLAGPLLARCGAVTLPPPGGDVIGRRRVDTHFLAFEQLGASYHVDNSYELRTTGLQGADVFLDEPSVTATENALMAAVAAKGTTILRNAASEPHVQDLAQFLVAIGANIDGIGTNCMTVEGGRTLRGATHRIGPDHIEVGSFIGLAAVTNSELRVEHAGVEHLRAIRMGFERLGIVCECEGDTLVIRADQAREIRPDLGGHVPKLEDQPWPAFPADLMSIAIVAATQCNGLILMHEKMFESRMFFVDKLIAMGARIVLCDPHRALVAGPSRLRGAIVESPDIRAGMAILLAALCADGTSTINNVGQIERGYERIDERLRGLGAKITRVDDTKS
- a CDS encoding P-II family nitrogen regulator, translated to MQLLVAVINHVEQVDDILAGFVELGITGATVVNSEGMGHVLTQDVPIFAGLRSLTTRSRPSNQMLLSVIVEEKVDAAIALIQEVCGSLTVPGAGIVFTLPIERVVGLASELDA
- a CDS encoding DUF948 domain-containing protein — encoded protein: MVLSLREPIAVAAWLVQAAGAGALPDTIVTKQVVLSTGPLGVVTAIANVLVCIAVIVLVAMLVPAALAFRRTTQQASALLDRMSRELSPLVGRANKISETVESISSTVRGDVEELSRTVRYVSERAKLGVEGVEQRVGEWNTLLNIAQRELEEAVVSTAATLQGVQAGVSALGGASSARTRRVRRERDARDHDRAHDEELEHDHRDEARNAERAAPPRPKIRRTPAPRPE
- a CDS encoding zinc dependent phospholipase C family protein translates to MRTFAVLVRTWLRCAVRRPPAWLLVASGVFAIACGLVFLPATSYAWTPGTHVFLGQAVLGALGQLPAAVADTLRAFPYEFLYGSIAADTSIAKKYAPVGRHCHSWTVGFEIFDRASDEALRSFGMGYLAHLAADTVAHNYFVPRYLIIASRTTGLGHSYWESRFETHLGPAYPRQARELIVRDHTPADAHLDRILSPTIFSTQTNRRIFRGMVYVTDTESWQRIFHLAAENSRWDLGTPEVVRYMERSYDYVIDLLSRLDRSEPYALDPSGDEALRLAKQVRRQARLSRVEFHVAEEAGRHFGMPNTALDYASRLSAPIYPPARSDSN